A stretch of the Gossypium hirsutum isolate 1008001.06 chromosome D07, Gossypium_hirsutum_v2.1, whole genome shotgun sequence genome encodes the following:
- the LOC121219498 gene encoding uncharacterized protein, whose protein sequence is MAGDGVSTRLQKEVGGMQQEISKIHEEMAHLETKMENRLKEFKEEFWGDLQTLLSQYFGPPPKSPPVAGTVEKGKGVLGTPPAFPLKDSVPPQVQTDPSFAEGGSVHLSEQQVVSGASGKCNQLECPKFDGSSFRGWWTKLEHFFEADGTLDNNKVRLVMLNLEGRALEWHHFYSQGNGGLHMLSWPAYLKSLQDRFGFGQFGNSMRELVHLKQLGTVEQYHDLFVGVLNQLHLPETYVLSIFISNLNPEIGHYLDLFEPSTLLEAFQLARKIEVLISYSGKGLTVMGAGTPKSLSATTIASRYSSSPIRIVSSVQSVNNMPPTRSGSGVQSVNNMPPNRSGFKTISPALMAERKQKGLCFWCAAKYHVGHKCMKSQLYQFLLEPSSDSEAEEFQECPEKLDENVTEGEDSKAPVISLHALIGLQGHNTMRVAARLGLCWAIILVDSGSTHNFINSKFVNRLSIPLISQE, encoded by the coding sequence ATGGCGGGTGACGGCGTATCTACTCGTTTACAGAAAGAGGTTGGGGGTATGCAACAGGAAATTTCCAAAATTCATGAGGAAATGGCTCACCTAGAAACTAAGATGGAAAATCGGCTTAAGGAGTTCAAAGAAGAGTTTTGGGGAGACTTACAAACTCTTTTGAGTCAATATTTTGGGCCACCTCCAAAGAGCCCACCGGTTGCGGGTACAGTTGAAAAAGGGAAGGGAGTCTTAGGGACTCCTCCTGCGTTTCCTCTTAAAGACTCCGTTCCACCTCAGGTACAGACGGATCCATCTTTTGCAGAAGGAGGTAGTGTGCATTTGAGTGAGCAACAAGTTGTTTCGGGAGCTTCGGGAAAGTGTAACCAGTTAGAATGCCCCAAGTTCGATGGTTCAAGTTTTAGAGGATGGTGGACCAAGTTGGAACACTTTTTTGAGGCCGATGGAACTCTTGATAATAACAAGGTTCGATTGGTAATGTTGAACCTGGAGGGGCGTGCTTTAGAATGGCATCATTTTTATTCGCAAGGAAACGGGGGATTACACATGTTGTCTTGGCCGGCGTATTTGAAGAGTTTGCAAGATCGATTCGGGTTTGGTCAGTTTGGGAATTCGATGAGGGAGCTGGTCCATCTGAAACAGCTAGGTACGGTGGAACAGTATCATGACCTATTTGTGGGAGTATTGAATCAATTGCATCTCCCTGAAACTTATGTTCTCAGCATCTTCATCAGTAACTTGAATCCCGAGATAGGTCACTATTTGGATTTGTTTGAACCTTCTACTTTGTTGGAAGCATTCCAGTTAGCCAGAAAAATAGAGGTACTTATTTCTTATTCTGGAAAGGGATTAACAGTGATGGGGGCGGGTACACCCAAATCCCTATCAGCCACGACGATCGCTTCGAGGTATTCTTCTTCACCTATAAGAATTGTTTCTAGTGTACAATCTGTCAACAATATGCCACCAACTAGATCAGGGTCTGGTGTACAATCTGTCAATAATATGCCACCAAATAGATCAGGGTTCAAAACTATATCACCCGCGTTGATGGCTGAGAGAAAACAAAAGGGGCTTTGTTTCTGGTGTGCAGCCAAATATCATGTGGGTCATAAATGTATGAAATCCCAACTGTATCAGTTTTTATTGGAACCTTCTTCCGATAGTGAAGCTGAGGAATTTCAAGAGTGTCCTGAAAAGTTAGACGAAAATGTTACTGAAGGAGAGGATTCTAAAGCTCCGGTTATTTCGTTGCATGCGTTGATCGGTCTTCAAGGACACAACACGATGAGGGTGGCGGCCCGATTGGGGTTATGTTGGGCTATTATATTAGTCGATTCGGGCAGTACTCATAACtttattaactcaaaattcgTTAATAGACTATCCATTCCATTGATAAGTCAAGAGTAA